From Dromaius novaehollandiae isolate bDroNov1 chromosome 15, bDroNov1.hap1, whole genome shotgun sequence, a single genomic window includes:
- the CREBRF gene encoding CREB3 regulatory factor isoform X2, whose product MPQPSVSGMDPPFGDAFRSHVFSEQTLMSTDLLVSSSDPDFMYELDREMDYQQSSRDNLLSMEDCKDLESLESFTDILDKEAALTSKWEQWDTYCEDLTKYTKLTSCDIWGTKEVDYLGLDDFSSPYQDEEVISKTPTLAQLNSEDSQPVSDSLYYPDSLFSVKQNPLNSLLPGKKIASRAAAPVCSSKNVQAEAPLSDYVQKASKPATQPASSTQIVVKTNVYSNEKVNVHVECKDYVKKAKVKINPLPQSRPVLSQTHADAAKENTCYCGAVAKRQERKGIESPHSHSTPSVLPFKETQELLLSPPQETPGLIVGESSLSASMSVSDSSQKKEEHNYSLFVTDSLGEQSTKGDPEEDEEDEEDIEDEDHDEGFGSEHELSENDDEEEDYEDDKDDDISDTFSEPGYENDSVEDLKEMTAISCRKRGKRRYFWEYSEQLTPSQQERMLRPSEWNRDTLPSNMYQKNGLHHGKYAAKKSRRTDVEDLTPNPKKLLQIGNELRKLNKVISDLTPVSELPLTARPRSRKEKNKLASRACRLKKKAQYEANKVKLWGLNTEYDNLLFVINSIKQEIVNRVQIPKDDRGVNMEQKLNVLIKDTLGLPVAGQTSEFVNQVLEKTAEGDPTGGLVGLRIPMSKV is encoded by the exons ATGCCTCAG CCCAGTGTGAGCGGAATGGACCCTCCTTTTGGGGACGCCTTTCGGAGCCATGTGTTTTCAGAGCAGACTCTGATGAGCACAGATCTCTTGGTGAGCAGTTCAGATCCAGACTTCATGTATGAACTG GACAGAGAAATGGACTACCAACAAAGCTCCAGAGACAACTTACTTTCCATGGAGGACTGCAAAGATCTTGAGAGCTTGGAGTCTTTTACGGACATCCTGGATAAAGAAGCTGCTCTCACCTCAAAGTGGGAGCAGTGGGATACGTACTGTGAAGACTTAACTAAGTACACTAAACTAACCAGTTGTGATATCTGGGGAACAAAAGAGGTGGATTATCTGGGCCTTGATGACTTTTCAAGCCCGTACCAAGATGAAGAAGTGATAAGCAAAACACCAACTCTGGCTCAGCTTAATAGTGAGGACTCCCAGCCTGTTTCAGATTCACTCTATTACCCTGATTCACTCTTTAGTGTAAAACAAAACCCTTTAAATTCTCTGTTACCTGGCAAAAAAAttgcaagcagagcagcagccccagTCTGTTCCTCCAAGAACGTTCAGGCTGAGGCACCTTTGTCGGACTATGTTCAAAAGGCGAGCAAACCTGCAACTCAGCCTGCTTCCAGCACACAAATCGTGGTGAAGACCAATGTGTACAGTAACGAGAAGGTGAACGTTCATGTTGAATGTAAAGACTATGTTAAAAAGGCAAAAGTAAAGATCAATCCTTTACCACAGAGCAGACCAGTGCTGAGCCAGACACATGCAGatgcagcaaaggaaaacacCTGCTATTGTGGTGCTGTAGCCaagagacaagaaagaaaaggaatagagTCCCCACATAGTCACAGTACTCcttctgttttgccttttaaagAGACTCAAGAGCTGCTCCTCAGTCCACCCCAGGAAACCCCAGGGCTTATTGTAGGAGAGAGCAGTCTTTCTGCCAGCATGTCAGTGTCGGATTCTTCGCAGAAGAAAGAAGAGCACAACTATTCTCTTTTTGTCACAGACAGTTTGGGTGAGCAGTCAACAAAAGGAGACCCTGAAGAAGatgaggaggatgaggaagatATTGAAGATGAGGACCACGATGAAGGATTTGGTAGTGAGCACGAGCTGTCTGAAAACGATGACGAGGAAGAAGATTATGAAGATGATAAAGATGATGACATCAGCGATACTTTCTCAGAACCAG GATATGAAAATGATTCTGTGgaggatttaaaagaaatgacTGCAATATCCTGTCGGAAAAGAGGCAAACGGAGATACTTTTGGGAGTACAGCGAGCAACTAACGCCATCACAACAAGAAAGGATGTTGAGGCCATCTGAGTGGAATCGAGATACGTTACCAAGTAACATGTATCAGAAGAACGGTCTTCATCATG gaaaatatgcaGCAAAGAAGTCACGGAGGACTGATGTAGAAGACCTGACTCCCAACCCAAAAAAACTTCTACAGATTGGTAACGAACTGAGGAAACTCAATAAGGTGATCAGTGACCTGACACCAGTCAGTGAACTTCCCTTAACTGCCAGACCGAggtcaagaaaagaaaagaacaaactggCTTCCAG GGCTTGTAGACTAAAGAAGAAAGCCCAGTATGAAGCTAACAAAGTAAAACTCTGGGGTCTCAACACAGAATATG ataaCTTACTGTTTGTGATCAACTCTATTAAACAAGAAATTGTTAATCGAGTGCAGATTCCTAAAGATGATAGAGGAGTCAACATGGAACAAAAATTGAATGTGCTTATTAAAGATACTCTTG GACTACCTGTAGCTGGACAGACATCAGAATTTGTGAACCAAGTTTTAGAGAAGACCGCGGAAGGAGACCCCACTGGTGGCCTTGTAGGGCTACGAATACCAATGTCAAAAGTTTAA
- the CREBRF gene encoding CREB3 regulatory factor isoform X1 produces MPQPSVSGMDPPFGDAFRSHVFSEQTLMSTDLLVSSSDPDFMYELDREMDYQQSSRDNLLSMEDCKDLESLESFTDILDKEAALTSKWEQWDTYCEDLTKYTKLTSCDIWGTKEVDYLGLDDFSSPYQDEEVISKTPTLAQLNSEDSQPVSDSLYYPDSLFSVKQNPLNSLLPGKKIASRAAAPVCSSKNVQAEAPLSDYVQKASKPATQPASSTQIVVKTNVYSNEKVNVHVECKDYVKKAKVKINPLPQSRPVLSQTHADAAKENTCYCGAVAKRQERKGIESPHSHSTPSVLPFKETQELLLSPPQETPGLIVGESSLSASMSVSDSSQKKEEHNYSLFVTDSLGEQSTKGDPEEDEEDEEDIEDEDHDEGFGSEHELSENDDEEEDYEDDKDDDISDTFSEPAVTLGGSAKDTEFFSSACRKGALTTKIRTNLHLEGYENDSVEDLKEMTAISCRKRGKRRYFWEYSEQLTPSQQERMLRPSEWNRDTLPSNMYQKNGLHHGKYAAKKSRRTDVEDLTPNPKKLLQIGNELRKLNKVISDLTPVSELPLTARPRSRKEKNKLASRACRLKKKAQYEANKVKLWGLNTEYDNLLFVINSIKQEIVNRVQIPKDDRGVNMEQKLNVLIKDTLGLPVAGQTSEFVNQVLEKTAEGDPTGGLVGLRIPMSKV; encoded by the exons ATGCCTCAG CCCAGTGTGAGCGGAATGGACCCTCCTTTTGGGGACGCCTTTCGGAGCCATGTGTTTTCAGAGCAGACTCTGATGAGCACAGATCTCTTGGTGAGCAGTTCAGATCCAGACTTCATGTATGAACTG GACAGAGAAATGGACTACCAACAAAGCTCCAGAGACAACTTACTTTCCATGGAGGACTGCAAAGATCTTGAGAGCTTGGAGTCTTTTACGGACATCCTGGATAAAGAAGCTGCTCTCACCTCAAAGTGGGAGCAGTGGGATACGTACTGTGAAGACTTAACTAAGTACACTAAACTAACCAGTTGTGATATCTGGGGAACAAAAGAGGTGGATTATCTGGGCCTTGATGACTTTTCAAGCCCGTACCAAGATGAAGAAGTGATAAGCAAAACACCAACTCTGGCTCAGCTTAATAGTGAGGACTCCCAGCCTGTTTCAGATTCACTCTATTACCCTGATTCACTCTTTAGTGTAAAACAAAACCCTTTAAATTCTCTGTTACCTGGCAAAAAAAttgcaagcagagcagcagccccagTCTGTTCCTCCAAGAACGTTCAGGCTGAGGCACCTTTGTCGGACTATGTTCAAAAGGCGAGCAAACCTGCAACTCAGCCTGCTTCCAGCACACAAATCGTGGTGAAGACCAATGTGTACAGTAACGAGAAGGTGAACGTTCATGTTGAATGTAAAGACTATGTTAAAAAGGCAAAAGTAAAGATCAATCCTTTACCACAGAGCAGACCAGTGCTGAGCCAGACACATGCAGatgcagcaaaggaaaacacCTGCTATTGTGGTGCTGTAGCCaagagacaagaaagaaaaggaatagagTCCCCACATAGTCACAGTACTCcttctgttttgccttttaaagAGACTCAAGAGCTGCTCCTCAGTCCACCCCAGGAAACCCCAGGGCTTATTGTAGGAGAGAGCAGTCTTTCTGCCAGCATGTCAGTGTCGGATTCTTCGCAGAAGAAAGAAGAGCACAACTATTCTCTTTTTGTCACAGACAGTTTGGGTGAGCAGTCAACAAAAGGAGACCCTGAAGAAGatgaggaggatgaggaagatATTGAAGATGAGGACCACGATGAAGGATTTGGTAGTGAGCACGAGCTGTCTGAAAACGATGACGAGGAAGAAGATTATGAAGATGATAAAGATGATGACATCAGCGATACTTTCTCAGAACCAG CAGTAACACTAGGTGGGTCTGCAAAGGATACTGAATTCTTCTCTTCTGCATGTAGAAAAGGAgcattaacaacaaaaataagaacTAACCTTCACCTAGAAG GATATGAAAATGATTCTGTGgaggatttaaaagaaatgacTGCAATATCCTGTCGGAAAAGAGGCAAACGGAGATACTTTTGGGAGTACAGCGAGCAACTAACGCCATCACAACAAGAAAGGATGTTGAGGCCATCTGAGTGGAATCGAGATACGTTACCAAGTAACATGTATCAGAAGAACGGTCTTCATCATG gaaaatatgcaGCAAAGAAGTCACGGAGGACTGATGTAGAAGACCTGACTCCCAACCCAAAAAAACTTCTACAGATTGGTAACGAACTGAGGAAACTCAATAAGGTGATCAGTGACCTGACACCAGTCAGTGAACTTCCCTTAACTGCCAGACCGAggtcaagaaaagaaaagaacaaactggCTTCCAG GGCTTGTAGACTAAAGAAGAAAGCCCAGTATGAAGCTAACAAAGTAAAACTCTGGGGTCTCAACACAGAATATG ataaCTTACTGTTTGTGATCAACTCTATTAAACAAGAAATTGTTAATCGAGTGCAGATTCCTAAAGATGATAGAGGAGTCAACATGGAACAAAAATTGAATGTGCTTATTAAAGATACTCTTG GACTACCTGTAGCTGGACAGACATCAGAATTTGTGAACCAAGTTTTAGAGAAGACCGCGGAAGGAGACCCCACTGGTGGCCTTGTAGGGCTACGAATACCAATGTCAAAAGTTTAA